GTTTCCTCCGGCATGCTGCCCGGCAGGGTTGCCTGAGCGACGCGCATGGATTGGCTGAATTTGTGTTCCAGGGCGCCCGACTTGAGTTGGCGCGCGTCGAGGGATTCGCCGGTGCGCGCTTCGACCGCTTCCAAGCCGGCCGGCTTGAGGTCTTCGAACAGGAGGTATTGGTAATTATTTTTTGTTTCGATTGTGAGGACGGTCTCGACGCGCTCGCCGCTCGCGACGCTCTGGCCATCGGCGAGGGGTTGCTTTTCATAGATGTAACCCTTCAGCAACGTGGGGCGGCCAACCAGTTTAAAATATTGGCGTTTAACAAAAATCTCGTTGCCGGCGGGCGCAATGGGCTCTTCGAGACTGAAGAATTGGGCAGCGACTGCGAAATAGATGGGGGTATCGCCGTGTGTGCGGCGAATGCGGATTTCGTTGGCATTGTGTATCAGGCTGGCATCGATGAGAAAGGTGCTGGGGGCGTTGAAGACATCGGCGCCGCTAATCTTTTTCTTTGCGATGGTTGCGCCATTGACGAGCAATTCGTATTCGACGTCGGATTTAAGTTCACCGCTTTCGCGGAGGTAATCGTTTAGGGCGAGCACGACGATGGCGGTATCGCGCGTGCTGGACCACTGGGCGGCGCGCCGGTTTTTGATGAGCCAATTGGTGACCGGCTCGATGAGGGCATTTTTGGGGTCGATAGCCAGCAAAGCCCTGAGCGCAAAAGCGGTGGCTTCGACCCCTCCTTCGGACCAGTGCCAGTAGATGCCATCCTCACCCCAATGGACGGCGGCAATGGCGGAGTGTTGAGGAGCGGGCGTGGGGGTACTCGACACCAGGATTGAGCTGTCGGGGCGCTCGTCGCGATTGACGCCGTTTTCGAGGTTCTGGACCAGGATTTTGGCATTATCGGTTTTGCCAAAGTTGTGGGCGGCCAGGGCGAACAAGGCGCGAGTGTAAGCATTGAGTTTGTCGCGGTTGTTCCAAAGATTGTCGAATGCGTTGGCCTGAAATTTCGAGGGTTGGGCGATGCGCATTGAATGGTTGTAAGCAGCCAGGGCGTGGAGCATCCAGGTTTGCATGTCGAGGTTTTCCTCTTCATCGACGAGCGTTTTGTCCAGGTAAGAGGCGCCGCGATCAAGGGCGTTCCTTCCGTTGGCAACCGGGAGGCCAGTCTGGGGGTCGGTGCTGGAACCTGGCGGGGAATCCTTGAGCTGGATTCCGGCATCGCGGGCGAGGGCCAGACCCCAGACGACATAAGCCGTCATCCAATGGTCGCTCTCGCCTTCCTTCCACCAGCCCCAGCCGCCGTCGGGATGTTGAAAATCATAGAGCCGGTTGAGGCTGGCGTTGATGGTTTTGTCCAGTTCCGCCAGGTCCTTCTTGCCGTTTGGATGAGTGGCCGCTGCGTGGGCCGGTTCGATGCCCCCAAAGAGCCGGCTCATGATGTCTTCTGGTTGCAAGCCCAGGTCCTTGAGAGTTTTGGCGGTAATGGCGGCCGGCAGGAACCGGCTCATGGTTTGCTCGGTGCAGCCGTAAGGATAATCGATGAGGTAAGGCAAGGCATCGAGCATGGTGACAGCCATTCTGGGGGTGATCTGAACGGTGAGGGTGGTCGAGTTGGGCCGGCGTTCCTTCGGCAAATCGAATTTAATGGTGATGTCGTTGGCGCGGGCTTTGCCGGATTTAGCGATGAATTTCTCGATGCCATGTTCATAGACGAGGTAAGATTTTTCCATTGCATCGGAGTATTTGCCGCCTCGGGCGATGACCTTCAGCTTGACGTTACCGGGATGGGTGACTTCCGCCGGCCAATCAATCCGTGTTTCGCCGTGCGCAGGGACCGAGACGGTCTCATTACTGGCGTGGCCCAGCTTAAGCCCGCCGAGGGCTGTCAGAGTGACTTTTGTGTCTATGGGTAAATCGGTGTTATTGTTGAGGACCGCCGAGAGCGTAAGGGTGTCGCCCACGAGAAAAAAGCGGGGTGCTTCGAGCCGGACGAGCAATGGCATTTTGGTGCGGGTGGAGGCATTGGCGATGCCAAACTGGTTGGCCTTGGAAGCGACGCGCGCGGTTGCTTTCCAACTGGTCAGGGAATCGGGGTACCTGACCTTGACCGTAGCCGTGCCGTTTTCGTCAGTCGTAATATCAGGTTGCCAAAAGACTGTTGAGCGGAAATCCGTGCGGACCTGGACGGGTGCTTGCGCATTGGGAACCTCTTGGGCCGGGGCCGCACCTGCTACCGCGGGCAACGAGGGCAACGCCATATTAAAGGTTTTGAATGCATCCGCTGTTGTACCGCTCATAGCGAGGGAGCGTGTGGCTGCTCCAGGTGCTTTCACTTGCAGCGCCCCTCCTCCAATGCCGCCACCGCCGCTCCGATCCAGTTCGTCACTTAGAGCCAAGTCATCTTTACGCCGGTTCCAGCCCTGCTTGGCGTCTTCGAGGGCTTCCTGTTCCAGCAGCAACTCCCGATCGTCAATGAGTTGGCCCTGCGGGCCCTTAACAAATTTCGTGTAGCCCTTTTGGTTCATGGTGCTCTGGGTTTGAACCAGCTCCTGGCGTTTTGCGCCGAAAAAAAACTGGCGCGGGTCACCCGCGTAATCCTGCTGGATGTAGAAGACCGATTCATCAACCAAACCAAAGGCGACCTGGGAGGGGACCGGTTTGCCGCTGTCATCGCGTGTGGTGATGGTAAAGATTCCCTCTTCACGCGGTTGGTACTGGGTGCGGTCGGCTTTGACATCCACATTGAGAAAGTTCCTGGTTGGCGGCACGACGACTTGCTTGGAATCAATAAAGATTTGGCGGTCGGTGACGAGAGTGGCGCTCAGGAAGACGTTGGGGACATGTTTTTCTTCGATGGGCAGCTCGATGAGCTTCACGGCGCCATCGAGGTGAACGACCTGGTAATTATAGAGGTCTTCACCCTCGACGGTGAACAGGACGTAGCGGTTGTTTGCAGGAACGGCCAGCATGATGGGCGCATTTTGGCCGGCGCGGAAGGTGTCTTTATCGGCGATGATTTCGAGGCCTCCGTGGCGGTACCCGAGGTCGGTGGTGGCGCCGGTTGCGCACCAGACGGTGGTTTCGGCGGTGATCGGCGAAGGAGGCGGAGGGCGTTTGCCGGGGCGTGTTTTGGGCGCGCGGTCTTCGCTGGCCCAGCGGACTCGATAGTAACCTTCGCGTTCCGGGGTGAAGGTGAGTTCCGCGACGCCATTGGTGTCAGTTTTAAGAGAGCGCGTCAGGATGTCGTCGTGTTGATAGCCCCGGAATTTGAGTTGCCAGCCAGGCTGATTGGGCTCGGGGGCAGGCGGGAACAACGGGTGAAGGGCGCGGAATCGTTTGAGTTCTTGGCCTTTGACCTCGTGACCATCGGGGTTGAGCCAGGTTTCATACCAATAATCGCGAGTGACTTTGACAAGGCCCTCGGCTTGGACCGGTTGTTCATTGGCATCGAGCGCCTTGAACTCGACTTTGACCTTGTCTTGCGGGCGATAGAGGTTGTGCGCCGGGTCGGCATAGACGCAATAAAGCTGGCGCGTGACGCGGACATTGCCGCTGCCGATGATTTCGCGCCGACTCGAGTCGGTGACGCGCGCCTCGATTCGGTAATCGAAATCCTGGTTGACGTTGGGGGGCGTGTCGAAGGTGAGTGTTGCCTTGCCGGCGGCATCGGTTTTGAGAGTTTCACGTTTGATAATCTGGCCCGAACCGCCATACCAGCGGTTCCAGCGCGAGTAGCCGCTGTCCATGTCCTCATAAAACCAGGGGTACTCGCGCGGGAAATGCCAGTAATGATAAAAGGGATTTTGATAAACGAGGATTTCGATATTGGCATTGGCGACGGGCCCGCCGAAGTAGTAATCGGCTTGGACATTTACTTCGACCTTGTCGCCCAGGCGGAATGTTTTTTTTAGGCCATGGTCCTCCGGGGTTTGGACGCTGACTTTAAATTCAGGCAGTTTGTATTCCTCGAGCCGGAAGAGGGTGGCATTGCCCACGGTTCGATTGCGGGAGTCGTTCCACGACTGGCCGGCCTCGTAAAACGTGATGCGATATTCGCCCAGCGGCATTTGCCCGGTCAGGCCGAGTGAGCCCCAGGCGCTGCCAAAGGCATTGAGCTTGATCTTCTCCTCCTTCACCAGCGCGCCGCGCGGGTCTTCGATGCGAAACAGAATCATCTGATCGGCCGGGGTGGAATAAACAGAGCCATTGTAGCGGCGGGCGATGAATTTCCATTGAACGGTTTCGTTGGGCCGGTATGCGGGACGGTCGGTGACGGCATAGATTTTCCAGGAATCAGAATCGCGGGAGTAGCCGTAAGTATTGCCGGCGCTGAAGGCCTGGCGCTCCTTGAGGATGGCACAGGCGAAGAGCTCCGCGTTGTTGGGTTGGCGCTGGGCCAGGTCGAAGAGCGCCAGACCGTCCTGGCCGGCGGTCTTTTCGTAAGCGCGGGAGTGGTATTGGTTGTCCTGCCACCAGCGTTCCCAGAGCTTGATCCTGGCGCCGCCCAGGGGTTCGCCATTGAGCGCGTTGCAGAACCAGGCCAGCGCCTGTTTGCCGGAAGTTTTCAGGACCAGGGTTGCATCCGAAACCAGGAGCAGGTCGCGAGCGCTTTTGCCGCCGCCGCTGGCCTCCAGCACGTAGGCGCCCGGTTTGAGTTTTTCATCCAGGCGAACCGTTTCGCTGCCCGGCTTGTAATCCCCTTTATCTTCGGGTGTTCGCGACCAAGTTTTGAGTTTCTCGAGCTTCGAGAGGTCGATGGAATTAAGCCAGCTCTCCGAATCATGGAGTCTGACATCGCGATTGAGTTCGACCGGATAGAGGGCGAGGTCGATTCGTTTGAGGTTGCG
The Verrucomicrobiia bacterium DNA segment above includes these coding regions:
- a CDS encoding MG2 domain-containing protein, with product MRLRNALLPAACLAFHLAGAQPDRYQELKSQAEKLYAGKSFALAHEAYTKALTTNLSPAQVRWVKFRLADTEWRSQAATKTADTTKLDEARHQLEVLVRDITRVEDHDRVWAEVEESLGDYHWVRRDEHNWGAAWPCYQAALDWWAGAPDINLARQRYLDIVWRLAKPPGVETYYSYGSWGNYVPLDVLDNALKIAQTQNDKAHAHYLVAMTLRNQGGDWDQRARVPDEFQAAVKLGKGTDWYDDALYNYGEWMLNRGRVVWNEDGSVLQQPDYVKALELFRRLVAEFQKGQTRCWDQAQNQIHNITDPQVGLSVQNVFLPDSEVQYFLTWRNLKRIDLALYPVELNRDVRLHDSESWLNSIDLSKLEKLKTWSRTPEDKGDYKPGSETVRLDEKLKPGAYVLEASGGGKSARDLLLVSDATLVLKTSGKQALAWFCNALNGEPLGGARIKLWERWWQDNQYHSRAYEKTAGQDGLALFDLAQRQPNNAELFACAILKERQAFSAGNTYGYSRDSDSWKIYAVTDRPAYRPNETVQWKFIARRYNGSVYSTPADQMILFRIEDPRGALVKEEKIKLNAFGSAWGSLGLTGQMPLGEYRITFYEAGQSWNDSRNRTVGNATLFRLEEYKLPEFKVSVQTPEDHGLKKTFRLGDKVEVNVQADYYFGGPVANANIEILVYQNPFYHYWHFPREYPWFYEDMDSGYSRWNRWYGGSGQIIKRETLKTDAAGKATLTFDTPPNVNQDFDYRIEARVTDSSRREIIGSGNVRVTRQLYCVYADPAHNLYRPQDKVKVEFKALDANEQPVQAEGLVKVTRDYWYETWLNPDGHEVKGQELKRFRALHPLFPPAPEPNQPGWQLKFRGYQHDDILTRSLKTDTNGVAELTFTPEREGYYRVRWASEDRAPKTRPGKRPPPPSPITAETTVWCATGATTDLGYRHGGLEIIADKDTFRAGQNAPIMLAVPANNRYVLFTVEGEDLYNYQVVHLDGAVKLIELPIEEKHVPNVFLSATLVTDRQIFIDSKQVVVPPTRNFLNVDVKADRTQYQPREEGIFTITTRDDSGKPVPSQVAFGLVDESVFYIQQDYAGDPRQFFFGAKRQELVQTQSTMNQKGYTKFVKGPQGQLIDDRELLLEQEALEDAKQGWNRRKDDLALSDELDRSGGGGIGGGALQVKAPGAATRSLAMSGTTADAFKTFNMALPSLPAVAGAAPAQEVPNAQAPVQVRTDFRSTVFWQPDITTDENGTATVKVRYPDSLTSWKATARVASKANQFGIANASTRTKMPLLVRLEAPRFFLVGDTLTLSAVLNNNTDLPIDTKVTLTALGGLKLGHASNETVSVPAHGETRIDWPAEVTHPGNVKLKVIARGGKYSDAMEKSYLVYEHGIEKFIAKSGKARANDITIKFDLPKERRPNSTTLTVQITPRMAVTMLDALPYLIDYPYGCTEQTMSRFLPAAITAKTLKDLGLQPEDIMSRLFGGIEPAHAAATHPNGKKDLAELDKTINASLNRLYDFQHPDGGWGWWKEGESDHWMTAYVVWGLALARDAGIQLKDSPPGSSTDPQTGLPVANGRNALDRGASYLDKTLVDEEENLDMQTWMLHALAAYNHSMRIAQPSKFQANAFDNLWNNRDKLNAYTRALFALAAHNFGKTDNAKILVQNLENGVNRDERPDSSILVSSTPTPAPQHSAIAAVHWGEDGIYWHWSEGGVEATAFALRALLAIDPKNALIEPVTNWLIKNRRAAQWSSTRDTAIVVLALNDYLRESGELKSDVEYELLVNGATIAKKKISGADVFNAPSTFLIDASLIHNANEIRIRRTHGDTPIYFAVAAQFFSLEEPIAPAGNEIFVKRQYFKLVGRPTLLKGYIYEKQPLADGQSVASGERVETVLTIETKNNYQYLLFEDLKPAGLEAVEARTGESLDARQLKSGALEHKFSQSMRVAQATLPGSMPEETDYTGQTRWVHQELRDRKIALFIDKLPQGLWEIRYELRAEVPGRFHALPVIGSAMYVPEIRCNGEELRLLVKDKGGADL